A DNA window from Daucus carota subsp. sativus chromosome 3, DH1 v3.0, whole genome shotgun sequence contains the following coding sequences:
- the LOC108210872 gene encoding mediator of RNA polymerase II transcription subunit 19a, whose amino-acid sequence MDQESKNFGRGPRELTGAVDLIYHYKLLPHHEFFCKRSLPLSISDTHYLHNVVGDTEIRKGEGMQLDQLIQSTSYPRESNVRIQPFDIDVLREAFQLRETGPVDLPTSEKGTPTIAGKSRSESKDKEKKHKKHKDKDREKDKEHKKHKHRHKDRSKDKDKEKKKDKSSQHHEKKRKHDGDEDINDIHRHKKSKNKSSKINEMGAIRVAG is encoded by the exons ATGGATCAGGAGAGCAAGAACTTTGGAAGAG GGCCAAGAGAACTTACAGGGGCCGTGGATCTTATATATCATTACAAATTACTTCCTCATCACGAGTTCTTCTGCAAGAGGTCACTTCCTTTATCAATTTCAGACACACACTATCTTCACAATGTTGTGGGGGACACAGAAATCAGGAAGGGAGAGGGAATGCAATTGGATCAGCTCATTCAAAGTACATCATATCCAAGAGAGTCAAATGTACGCATCCAGCCTTTTGACATTGACGTCCTTAGAGAAGCATTTCAATTAAGGGAAACTGGTCCAGTTGATCTGCCTACT tcTGAAAAGGGAACTCCCACCATAGCTGGAAAGTCCAGAAGCGAGTCAAAAGACAAAGAGAAAAAACATAAAAAGCACAAGGATAAGGACAGGGAGAAGGACAAGGAGCATAAGAAACACAAACATCGTCATAAAGATCGAAGTAAGGATAAGGATAAGGAGAAGAAAAAGGATAAAAGCAGTCAGCACCATGAGAAG AAAAGGAAGCATGACGGAGATGAAGATATTAATGATATTCACAGGCACAAGAAAAGTAAG AATAAGAGCTCAAAGATTAATGAGATGGGTGCGATAAGGGTAGCGGGCTGA